The Verrucomicrobium spinosum DSM 4136 = JCM 18804 genome includes a region encoding these proteins:
- a CDS encoding glycosyltransferase family 9 protein — protein sequence MSSARYLLIQLKRIGDFILTAPAVQALRAARPHAEIVLLVPMQVTALAECVPGVDRIIPYRSGRANLETWGSALAGEWEAVLDFTGTDRAALIVQLSRAVHRLGYAKFAGHRLRRMAYTHLSEASVRDLHTVDFHLALVNELLGQLGEHAPDPATHPEPGPALITAHALRESMRSRLADLGVPRDARYAIIHPGTAREEKFWLDDRWAEVAAHLHDGHGLHVLLTGSGDGLEKSHLARLKTALRTPVVDLTGSCSLLETAALIAGSQVIVGVDSMAMHLSALQHRPQVALFGPTNPFHWRARHEHSVVLTPAGELPQKVFKPKAKGGEMAAISARAVLQAVDTLIS from the coding sequence ATGTCTTCCGCACGATATCTTTTGATCCAGCTCAAGCGCATCGGTGACTTCATCCTCACCGCGCCAGCTGTGCAGGCGTTGCGGGCGGCCCGCCCTCATGCGGAGATCGTGCTGCTCGTGCCCATGCAGGTTACGGCCCTCGCTGAATGTGTGCCGGGGGTTGACAGGATCATCCCCTACCGGTCAGGAAGGGCGAATCTGGAGACTTGGGGCTCTGCTCTGGCCGGGGAGTGGGAGGCGGTGCTGGATTTCACAGGCACTGATCGCGCTGCGCTGATCGTTCAGCTCTCCCGGGCTGTTCATCGCCTCGGGTATGCGAAGTTCGCGGGTCATCGGCTGCGTCGCATGGCCTACACGCACCTGAGCGAGGCTTCAGTAAGGGACCTCCATACCGTGGACTTTCATCTGGCGCTGGTGAATGAACTCCTGGGCCAGCTGGGCGAGCATGCCCCTGACCCGGCGACGCATCCGGAACCTGGCCCCGCCCTGATCACTGCTCATGCCCTGCGGGAAAGCATGCGGAGCAGGCTGGCAGATCTGGGCGTGCCACGCGACGCCCGCTACGCCATCATTCACCCAGGAACCGCCCGGGAAGAAAAGTTCTGGCTGGATGACCGCTGGGCAGAAGTGGCTGCCCATTTGCATGACGGACACGGTTTGCATGTGCTGCTGACCGGTTCGGGTGACGGCCTGGAAAAGAGCCACTTGGCTCGTTTAAAAACTGCCCTCCGCACGCCCGTGGTTGACCTCACCGGCAGTTGCTCGCTTCTGGAAACGGCAGCACTCATCGCCGGAAGCCAGGTGATTGTGGGTGTGGACAGCATGGCCATGCACCTCTCTGCCTTGCAGCACCGGCCCCAAGTGGCCCTGTTCGGTCCCACCAATCCCTTCCACTGGCGCGCGCGCCATGAGCACTCTGTGGTGCTCACTCCAGCTGGGGAGTTGCCTCAAAAGGTGTTCAAGCCCAAGGCTAAAGGGGGAGAAATGGCTGCAATTTCCGCCCGGGCGGTGCTTCAGGCGGTGGATACGCTTATCTCTTGA
- a CDS encoding cob(I)yrinic acid a,c-diamide adenosyltransferase: MSITTRRGDSGETDLLFGCRVKKSYPRIDVIGCVDELNAALGLVRVTGKTDYSTREVHKIQLTLIALMGELATPPGEEERYAASHPQRVNADSVDYLDVLVSDLEMAGALKFHGWALPGAAGSLGGAHADVARTVCRRAERCVVLLEGTPEAVPNADIVRYLNRLSDVLWLIARVEEKGSSGAEAAASGQA; the protein is encoded by the coding sequence ATGTCCATCACCACCCGCCGGGGAGACTCCGGAGAAACCGACCTTCTCTTTGGATGTCGTGTAAAAAAGAGCTATCCACGCATTGATGTGATCGGGTGTGTCGATGAACTGAATGCGGCTTTGGGGCTGGTACGAGTGACGGGGAAGACGGACTATTCGACCCGTGAGGTGCACAAGATCCAGCTCACACTCATCGCTCTGATGGGCGAACTGGCAACTCCCCCCGGGGAAGAAGAGCGCTATGCGGCCAGCCATCCTCAGCGGGTGAACGCAGATTCCGTGGACTATCTGGATGTGCTGGTCAGCGATCTGGAAATGGCCGGGGCGTTGAAGTTCCATGGCTGGGCGCTGCCCGGGGCCGCAGGATCGTTGGGGGGAGCTCACGCGGATGTGGCCCGCACGGTCTGTAGGCGGGCAGAACGCTGTGTGGTGCTGCTGGAGGGCACCCCTGAGGCCGTGCCGAATGCGGACATTGTGCGCTACCTGAACCGTCTCTCAGATGTGCTGTGGCTTATCGCCCGGGTTGAAGAAAAAGGAAGTAGCGGGGCGGAAGCGGCTGCCTCAGGCCAGGCTTGA
- a CDS encoding DUF1501 domain-containing protein has product MSPQLFSRRQMLARASTGFGMTALSALMAERSYAGLADPFAARPSGYRPKVKSIIFAYMSGGVSHVDSFDPKPELAKRHGQPMPVPVKPTMFNNNGNIMASPFEFKRYGQSGIPVSSMFPCIGECADDLAVIRSMTSKVNEHAQGNYFFHCTQPFSGFPSAGAWFTYGLGSEANDLPGFVVLSHGNVPHGGVGLFGSGFLPAVNQASFINPDADEPLSNIKPRELDAAQRRRLGLISKLDHRFLETTQQDAQVEAAIRNYEMAYRMQSAVPGLCDLSDESEATKKLYGLDSADKEKSGYAKQCLLARRLVERGVRFIELTCLNKGIGAGNAPNPWDQHGKIFEGHGAMAYQVDQPLAGLIKDLKSRGLFDETLIIWAGEFGRTPFSQGSDGRDHNPYGFSIWLAGGGVRGGTIYGATDELGYHAVENVTSVYDLWATVLHLAGFDHEKLRYRFGGRDYRLTDVHGRVIREVLV; this is encoded by the coding sequence ATGTCCCCACAACTCTTCTCCCGTCGTCAGATGCTCGCCCGTGCCTCGACGGGGTTTGGCATGACGGCTCTCTCGGCGCTCATGGCGGAACGCAGTTACGCGGGGCTGGCGGATCCCTTTGCCGCCCGCCCTTCCGGCTACCGGCCCAAGGTGAAGAGCATCATCTTTGCCTACATGAGCGGCGGGGTCTCGCATGTGGACTCCTTTGATCCGAAGCCGGAGCTCGCCAAGCGTCATGGCCAGCCCATGCCGGTGCCGGTGAAGCCTACGATGTTCAACAACAACGGGAACATCATGGCAAGCCCGTTTGAGTTCAAGCGCTATGGCCAGAGCGGCATTCCTGTGAGCAGCATGTTCCCCTGCATCGGGGAGTGTGCGGATGATCTGGCGGTGATCCGCTCCATGACCAGCAAGGTCAACGAGCACGCCCAGGGCAACTATTTCTTCCATTGCACCCAGCCTTTCAGCGGATTCCCCAGTGCAGGGGCGTGGTTCACCTACGGTCTGGGCAGTGAAGCCAACGACCTGCCGGGATTTGTGGTCCTCAGCCATGGCAATGTGCCCCATGGTGGCGTGGGCCTGTTTGGCAGCGGATTCCTGCCTGCGGTGAACCAGGCCTCCTTTATCAATCCCGATGCGGATGAGCCGCTCAGCAACATCAAACCCCGGGAACTGGACGCCGCCCAGCGCCGTCGCCTTGGCCTCATCAGCAAGCTGGACCACCGGTTCCTGGAAACGACCCAGCAGGATGCGCAGGTGGAGGCGGCCATCCGCAACTACGAGATGGCCTATCGCATGCAGAGTGCGGTGCCAGGGCTGTGCGACCTTTCCGATGAGTCCGAAGCGACGAAGAAATTATACGGTCTGGATTCTGCCGACAAGGAAAAATCCGGCTATGCCAAGCAGTGCCTGCTCGCCCGCCGTCTGGTGGAGCGCGGCGTGAGGTTCATCGAACTTACCTGCCTCAACAAGGGCATTGGCGCGGGCAACGCACCCAACCCCTGGGATCAGCACGGCAAGATCTTTGAAGGTCACGGGGCCATGGCCTATCAAGTGGACCAGCCTCTGGCCGGCCTCATCAAGGACCTCAAATCGCGAGGGCTGTTCGATGAAACGCTCATCATCTGGGCAGGCGAGTTCGGCCGCACACCGTTTTCCCAGGGCAGCGATGGCCGGGATCACAATCCGTACGGCTTCAGCATCTGGCTTGCAGGTGGTGGGGTCAGAGGCGGCACGATCTATGGAGCAACTGATGAACTTGGCTATCACGCCGTCGAAAACGTCACCAGCGTGTACGACCTGTGGGCGACGGTTCTCCACCTCGCCGGCTTTGATCACGAAAAACTTCGCTACCGCTTCGGCGGTCGCGACTACCGGCTCACAGATGTGCATGGCCGGGTGATTCGGGAGGTGTTGGTGTGA
- a CDS encoding DUF1553 domain-containing protein — translation MNKVTSIASVLLATSLPLWPGSASARAAEITPEGRDYFEAHIRPVLVAECYDCHAGSKKKGGLVVDSREGLHKGGENGPSLIPGDAQNSLLIQTLAHTHKDPDLHMPKDGAKLDASALKHFVEWVNMGAPDPREKPAVAEGAQPVSWEQIFALRKQWWSFQPVNRHVVPPAGAAGHPVDRFIQARLAEHGLQPAPTADRRLLIRRLSFALTGLPPKPEEVEKFVADTSPDAWGRLIDYYLELPSFGETWARHWMDLMRYAETHGSEGDPAIPGAWMYRDYLVRAFNSDLPYRRLVQEHIAGDLLEPRWNEAQGVNEALLGAANLRLMEHGFQPVDSLDEQVKTVDNQIDVLSKTFLGLTVSCARCHDHKFDAISQKDFYALYGILASTRPAQVVLDPPAKLDVHREELTRLKGQIKAELAELWLKSAETLPAQLLNPAGLEGNAGARGEIEAALADLRSRARAVALARKGSVVKDSRVPDPMACWNFEGDAHDQIGGLDGELVGGAVVRNGRLVLNGQDAYVRTAPLGKAIRARSLEAWVRLDNTEQRGGGVVSIESERGDVFDGIVFGEKEPREWISGSDFHRRTKDVGGPVEMAPKDQFVHLAITYGADNLVTLYRNGVPYGQPYKAEAEIQTYGPGGAHLLLGKRHLGGGNSLLAGEIDEARLYDRALSPAEVAASFLAGTIAVPEEELQAAMSDEERSEFERLRKALKLAEKEDEENPTRNAWRDALSSAAKNASDALYPLSKLKDRQGKSFNKVWSDLAAAWSQDLDERRRFNAENFTALWDVSQGDDYSRWFRKGTGLPTQPARAGEFMVQVDGDAVVNGLLPAGVYSSLSSARHAGLLVSPFFKMDAEALSLQLTGDEGGGVRVMVDNYPLGNNNTYPQYRPAAEPLRWLKLDTSYRKGAQAYVELGTRDDSTRPQPPTTQAPKKGQKLKEHDGRSWFGVAGIVLNKPGVNDPPRELPLALTGIFGQPAPADAHGLAQLMGRSLEDAVVAWKEDRISPEQMAYLNDFVRRGLLPVTVEASPKLAELVRQYRKLEAEVPVPQRAPGPVEADGYNAALMVRGDHLKLADPVPRGFLSALGGANCEEPGSGRRHLAAAMTHQENPLLDRVMVNRIWYWLFGQGLVGTVDNFGRLGDKPTHPELLDYLATRFEEEGGSVKQMIRFLLASQTWQQSSEAPAETVKRDAANQWFSRARVRRLEAEMIRDAMLRVSGALNETLYGEPVGDAQKRRSLYLRERRTAPHAFLEVFDRPKPTTTRGQRDATNIPAQSLTMMNDRFVIDLALVWSRQMARPEAGATLEAKVTAVYNTALGRPPTQEEQWVAKDYFAGEDTEAVWKDYLQAVFALKEFIYLR, via the coding sequence ATGAACAAGGTCACTTCCATCGCCTCCGTCCTTCTTGCGACCTCTCTTCCCCTCTGGCCGGGGTCAGCCTCTGCCCGGGCTGCCGAGATCACCCCGGAAGGGCGCGACTATTTTGAAGCGCATATTCGCCCGGTGCTGGTAGCGGAGTGCTATGACTGCCATGCGGGCAGCAAGAAGAAGGGCGGGCTGGTGGTGGACTCCCGGGAGGGTCTTCACAAGGGCGGGGAGAACGGCCCGTCGTTGATCCCCGGTGATGCTCAAAACAGCCTGCTGATTCAGACGCTGGCGCACACTCACAAGGATCCGGACCTGCACATGCCCAAAGACGGCGCAAAGCTGGATGCGTCTGCCCTCAAACACTTTGTGGAATGGGTGAACATGGGCGCGCCGGATCCCCGTGAGAAGCCCGCGGTGGCGGAAGGGGCTCAACCGGTGTCGTGGGAGCAGATCTTTGCTCTGCGTAAGCAATGGTGGAGTTTTCAGCCAGTCAACCGCCACGTGGTGCCCCCGGCAGGGGCGGCCGGGCATCCGGTGGACCGGTTCATTCAGGCCCGGCTCGCAGAGCATGGCCTGCAGCCAGCGCCGACCGCGGACCGCCGCCTGTTGATCCGTCGCCTCAGCTTTGCCCTCACGGGACTGCCTCCCAAGCCGGAGGAGGTGGAGAAGTTTGTGGCTGACACCTCGCCGGATGCCTGGGGGCGACTGATCGATTATTACCTTGAGCTGCCCTCTTTCGGTGAAACTTGGGCGCGTCACTGGATGGACCTCATGCGCTATGCCGAGACCCACGGCAGTGAGGGGGATCCGGCCATCCCGGGTGCCTGGATGTACCGGGACTATCTGGTTCGTGCCTTCAACTCGGACCTGCCCTACCGCCGGCTCGTGCAGGAGCACATTGCGGGTGATCTTCTAGAACCCCGCTGGAATGAAGCGCAGGGCGTAAATGAGGCGCTGCTGGGTGCCGCCAATCTCCGGCTCATGGAGCACGGTTTCCAGCCGGTGGACTCGTTGGATGAACAGGTGAAGACGGTGGACAACCAGATCGATGTGCTCTCCAAGACCTTTCTGGGATTGACGGTGAGTTGTGCGCGCTGCCACGATCACAAGTTTGATGCCATCAGCCAGAAGGACTTTTACGCTCTGTACGGCATCCTCGCCAGCACGCGCCCGGCGCAGGTCGTGCTGGATCCTCCTGCCAAGCTCGATGTGCACCGTGAGGAGCTGACCCGGCTGAAGGGCCAGATCAAGGCTGAGCTGGCGGAGTTGTGGCTGAAGTCCGCAGAGACGCTGCCGGCCCAGTTGCTCAATCCGGCCGGTCTGGAAGGCAATGCTGGAGCTCGAGGAGAAATAGAGGCCGCGCTCGCGGATCTAAGATCACGTGCCCGCGCCGTTGCCCTGGCACGAAAAGGGAGCGTGGTGAAGGATTCCCGAGTTCCGGACCCGATGGCCTGTTGGAACTTTGAAGGGGATGCCCACGACCAGATCGGCGGACTGGATGGGGAACTGGTGGGCGGTGCGGTGGTGCGCAATGGCCGGCTCGTGCTCAACGGACAGGACGCTTATGTCAGAACGGCCCCGCTGGGAAAAGCCATCCGGGCCAGATCGCTGGAGGCCTGGGTCCGTCTCGACAACACCGAACAGCGAGGCGGGGGGGTGGTCTCGATCGAATCCGAAAGAGGAGATGTGTTTGATGGGATCGTCTTCGGTGAGAAAGAGCCCCGGGAATGGATCTCGGGAAGTGATTTCCACCGCCGCACGAAGGATGTGGGCGGTCCTGTGGAGATGGCTCCCAAGGACCAGTTCGTGCACCTCGCGATCACGTACGGTGCCGACAATCTCGTGACGCTTTACCGCAACGGTGTGCCCTACGGCCAGCCCTACAAGGCAGAAGCGGAGATTCAGACTTATGGTCCCGGTGGCGCTCACCTTCTGCTGGGCAAGCGGCATCTGGGAGGTGGGAACTCTCTGCTGGCTGGGGAGATCGACGAAGCCCGCCTCTATGATCGGGCGTTGTCGCCCGCAGAAGTGGCCGCTTCTTTCCTGGCTGGCACCATTGCCGTGCCTGAAGAAGAACTCCAGGCAGCCATGTCGGATGAGGAGAGGTCGGAGTTCGAGAGGCTTAGGAAGGCCCTCAAGCTCGCAGAGAAGGAGGATGAGGAGAACCCAACCCGCAATGCTTGGAGGGATGCGCTCTCCAGTGCGGCGAAGAATGCGAGCGACGCCCTCTATCCCTTGTCAAAGCTGAAGGACCGCCAAGGAAAGTCATTTAACAAGGTCTGGAGCGACCTGGCCGCTGCCTGGTCCCAGGATCTGGATGAGCGCCGCCGCTTCAATGCGGAGAATTTCACTGCCCTCTGGGACGTGTCCCAAGGGGATGACTACTCCCGCTGGTTCCGGAAAGGGACAGGCCTGCCGACCCAGCCTGCGCGGGCAGGGGAGTTCATGGTGCAGGTCGATGGGGATGCGGTGGTGAACGGGTTGCTGCCTGCCGGGGTATATAGTTCCCTGTCGTCCGCCCGCCACGCGGGCCTGCTGGTGTCTCCTTTCTTCAAGATGGATGCGGAGGCCCTCAGTCTGCAGCTCACGGGTGATGAAGGGGGCGGTGTGCGCGTCATGGTGGACAACTACCCTCTAGGAAACAATAACACCTACCCGCAGTATCGTCCGGCTGCTGAGCCCCTGCGCTGGCTCAAGCTGGACACCAGCTACCGGAAGGGGGCGCAGGCGTACGTGGAACTCGGCACGCGGGATGACTCAACCCGCCCGCAACCCCCGACCACCCAGGCTCCCAAGAAAGGTCAAAAGCTAAAAGAGCACGACGGACGTTCATGGTTCGGCGTGGCGGGCATCGTCCTCAACAAACCGGGGGTGAATGATCCGCCCAGGGAACTGCCGCTGGCTTTGACGGGCATCTTTGGGCAGCCCGCTCCCGCAGATGCTCATGGGCTGGCTCAACTCATGGGCAGATCTCTGGAAGACGCAGTCGTCGCCTGGAAAGAGGATCGCATCAGTCCCGAGCAGATGGCCTATCTGAATGACTTTGTGCGCCGGGGCCTGTTACCGGTGACGGTCGAGGCATCTCCCAAACTGGCGGAGCTGGTGCGGCAGTATCGCAAGCTGGAGGCGGAGGTGCCCGTTCCTCAGCGTGCCCCGGGGCCGGTAGAGGCAGATGGCTACAATGCAGCGTTGATGGTTCGTGGAGATCACCTCAAACTGGCAGATCCGGTGCCGCGCGGGTTTTTGAGCGCCCTGGGCGGCGCGAATTGTGAGGAGCCGGGAAGCGGTCGCCGTCACCTCGCCGCGGCCATGACTCATCAGGAGAACCCGCTGCTTGACCGCGTTATGGTCAACCGCATCTGGTACTGGCTCTTCGGCCAGGGGCTCGTGGGGACGGTGGACAATTTCGGCCGCCTCGGCGACAAGCCGACTCATCCGGAACTGCTGGACTATCTGGCGACACGGTTCGAGGAAGAGGGCGGTTCGGTCAAACAAATGATCCGCTTCCTCCTCGCCTCGCAGACCTGGCAGCAGAGCAGCGAGGCCCCGGCGGAAACCGTGAAACGAGACGCTGCAAACCAGTGGTTCAGCCGCGCCAGGGTTCGTCGTCTGGAGGCGGAGATGATCCGCGATGCCATGCTCCGGGTTTCCGGAGCATTGAATGAAACCCTTTACGGCGAGCCGGTGGGCGATGCCCAAAAGCGTCGCAGCCTCTACCTGCGCGAACGCCGGACCGCTCCCCATGCCTTCCTGGAGGTGTTTGACCGGCCCAAGCCCACCACCACGCGCGGTCAGCGCGATGCCACCAACATCCCCGCCCAGAGTCTGACCATGATGAACGACCGCTTCGTCATCGATCTGGCCCTCGTCTGGTCCCGTCAGATGGCCCGACCCGAAGCCGGAGCAACCCTGGAAGCCAAGGTCACCGCTGTGTACAACACCGCCCTGGGGCGCCCGCCCACGCAGGAGGAACAGTGGGTGGCGAAAGATTACTTCGCTGGAGAGGACACTGAAGCGGTGTGGAAGGACTACCTGCAGGCGGTCTTTGCTCTGAAGGAGTTCATTTATCTGAGATAG
- a CDS encoding IclR family transcriptional regulator, which produces MKNGSRSTASASRASTRAGAQDSPQVPGVALEPAGSESQAPALQRGLNILEFLACREEGATLSELSSALSLSPASIFRLTGVLEESGYVRREEPSRRFSLTRKLLLLAQPKHEGRALVECCLAPMREVLRRTGETVQLCCLAGNESVMVEQLPSTHPFKYIVDLGSRPPLHCCAPGKALLASLPTGEQAKIIQELKLERHTARSITTKKGLLDECRRIQAAGYAVDEGEHFEGIHCVAASVKDRHGYPVAAITIAGPSARIPTHRFAEFGAVMMEAAREAALNYFG; this is translated from the coding sequence ATGAAAAACGGATCTCGCTCTACTGCGTCTGCCTCCCGCGCTTCCACCAGAGCGGGGGCGCAGGACTCTCCCCAGGTGCCGGGTGTGGCCCTTGAGCCTGCAGGATCCGAATCTCAAGCTCCTGCGCTCCAGCGAGGGTTGAATATTCTGGAATTTCTGGCCTGCCGGGAGGAAGGGGCCACTCTCTCAGAACTTAGCAGCGCGCTCAGTCTCTCTCCCGCCTCCATTTTCCGTCTGACCGGAGTCCTGGAAGAGTCCGGCTATGTGCGGCGAGAGGAGCCGTCGCGTCGCTTCAGTTTGACGCGAAAACTGCTCCTTCTTGCCCAGCCCAAGCACGAGGGGCGGGCCTTGGTGGAGTGCTGTCTGGCCCCGATGCGTGAGGTGCTTCGCCGTACGGGTGAGACGGTGCAGTTGTGTTGTCTGGCCGGAAACGAGAGCGTCATGGTGGAGCAGTTGCCCTCCACGCATCCGTTCAAGTACATCGTGGATCTCGGGTCCCGCCCGCCCTTGCACTGTTGCGCGCCCGGCAAGGCCCTGCTGGCGAGTCTCCCGACAGGGGAGCAGGCAAAGATCATCCAGGAACTGAAACTCGAGAGACACACGGCCCGCAGCATCACCACCAAGAAGGGGCTGCTGGATGAGTGCAGGCGAATTCAGGCTGCGGGTTATGCAGTGGACGAGGGGGAGCACTTTGAGGGCATCCACTGCGTGGCGGCATCGGTGAAGGACCGCCATGGCTACCCGGTGGCTGCGATTACGATTGCAGGTCCTTCCGCCCGAATTCCAACGCATCGGTTCGCAGAGTTTGGAGCCGTCATGATGGAGGCCGCCCGTGAGGCGGCACTGAACTATTTTGGTTGA
- a CDS encoding alpha-ketoglutarate-dependent dioxygenase AlkB, with amino-acid sequence MDHLEVTVTPNYLAPSEVGELLHALTNQIIWDERMKSRKTACFGQTYDDSGIAYEEVPMHALLAPLCQKLTATLGFAPTNCLINYYENGRSSMGFHSDATYNLADDTGVAIISLGAERVLTFRSKSTPNLEHAFALPSGSLLYMTQATQAHWMHAIKKTDTDDARISLTFRHILKPAELAARQTAAR; translated from the coding sequence ATGGACCACCTTGAAGTGACGGTCACCCCGAACTATCTCGCGCCATCGGAAGTCGGCGAATTGCTTCATGCACTGACGAACCAGATCATCTGGGACGAGCGCATGAAGTCCCGCAAGACAGCCTGCTTTGGCCAGACCTACGACGACTCCGGGATTGCCTATGAAGAGGTGCCTATGCACGCTCTCCTCGCACCCCTCTGCCAGAAGCTCACCGCCACACTCGGTTTCGCCCCGACGAACTGTCTCATCAATTACTACGAGAATGGACGCTCCAGCATGGGGTTTCACTCTGACGCCACCTACAATCTCGCCGACGACACCGGCGTCGCCATCATCTCACTTGGAGCGGAACGAGTCCTGACCTTCCGGAGCAAATCGACACCGAATCTGGAGCATGCATTTGCGCTTCCATCTGGCTCACTGCTTTACATGACGCAGGCCACCCAGGCCCACTGGATGCACGCGATCAAGAAGACTGACACCGATGATGCCCGCATCAGCCTGACCTTCCGCCACATCCTGAAGCCCGCTGAGCTGGCAGCGAGGCAAACTGCAGCCAGATAA
- a CDS encoding GlsB/YeaQ/YmgE family stress response membrane protein: protein MGILSWIILGLIAGALAKLIMPGDQKGGCFLTSILGIAGGIVGGWLGSTLFGWGSVNAFDFRSLGIAIIGSLILLLGFRLVSGKK from the coding sequence ATGGGCATTCTTTCCTGGATCATTCTCGGCCTCATCGCAGGCGCACTCGCCAAGCTTATCATGCCGGGCGACCAAAAGGGCGGCTGTTTCCTGACGTCCATTCTGGGCATTGCTGGCGGTATTGTCGGCGGATGGCTGGGCTCGACCCTCTTTGGGTGGGGCAGCGTCAACGCCTTCGACTTCCGCAGCCTGGGCATCGCCATCATTGGCTCCTTGATCCTGCTTCTGGGCTTCCGCCTGGTGAGCGGCAAAAAGTAG
- a CDS encoding DUF1328 family protein yields the protein MLPYALLFLIIAVVAAVIGFAGIAGAAAWVAKILCFVFLVLTAAAFLSVPRNTL from the coding sequence ATGTTACCCTATGCGCTGCTCTTCCTGATCATCGCGGTTGTTGCCGCGGTCATCGGCTTTGCCGGCATTGCCGGAGCAGCAGCGTGGGTGGCAAAAATTCTGTGCTTTGTCTTCTTGGTACTTACGGCTGCGGCATTTCTCAGCGTACCCAGGAACACGCTCTGA
- a CDS encoding ferritin-like domain-containing protein: protein MTPIQIPRPLFNLKDLLCEQLRDLHDAEKQYGSQLPEMVAKATSSHLKDKLSEISDRVLRNAEELTHACQLLEVPAAGVTCEAMKGLVREAKDTASDWGDSATLDASLISNAQRIAHYEIAGFGTARAFARCLKLGEVAEVLQHLLEQAFQDDKDLSYIANGGWFTPGINHEAADPAIKPVQTSNVEGLGTSSTKLDVPG, encoded by the coding sequence ATGACTCCCATCCAGATTCCCCGGCCCCTCTTCAACTTGAAGGACCTATTGTGCGAACAGCTCCGTGATTTGCACGATGCTGAAAAGCAATACGGTTCGCAACTTCCGGAGATGGTGGCGAAAGCGACTTCCTCGCATTTGAAAGACAAGTTGAGTGAGATTTCCGACAGGGTGCTGCGAAACGCTGAAGAGCTGACACACGCCTGCCAGCTCCTCGAGGTGCCAGCCGCAGGGGTGACCTGTGAGGCGATGAAAGGGCTGGTTCGTGAGGCCAAGGACACCGCTTCCGATTGGGGTGACTCCGCAACGCTTGATGCTTCGCTCATTTCCAATGCGCAACGCATTGCCCACTATGAAATTGCGGGATTTGGCACGGCGCGGGCCTTTGCCCGCTGTTTGAAGCTGGGTGAAGTGGCGGAGGTCCTGCAGCATTTGTTGGAGCAGGCGTTTCAGGACGACAAGGACCTAAGCTACATTGCCAACGGCGGCTGGTTCACGCCTGGTATCAACCATGAGGCGGCGGACCCCGCCATCAAGCCTGTCCAAACCTCCAACGTGGAAGGGCTGGGCACCTCTTCAACCAAACTGGACGTCCCTGGCTAA